A window of the Sneathiella sp. P13V-1 genome harbors these coding sequences:
- a CDS encoding pyridoxamine 5'-phosphate oxidase family protein, translating to MSNHIISSIEQLEAVYDEVNPISLAKETDYLTPAYQSWLEKSAFFALATSGPEGLDCSPRGDQEGTLFKIVDNRTLLIPDRRGNNRIDSLRNMLRDPRIATMFLIPGISECLRINGTATLSTDPELTGQFDVDGKIPRVVIILKIEAVYFQCARAIIRSGLWKPENIKSKDEVPTAGAMTKSAKEDFDAAEYDAALPQRQKDTLY from the coding sequence GGAAGCAGTTTATGATGAGGTCAATCCGATCTCACTTGCCAAAGAAACAGATTACCTGACCCCGGCCTATCAGAGCTGGCTGGAAAAGTCCGCTTTCTTTGCGCTGGCAACATCTGGACCAGAAGGCTTGGACTGCTCCCCCCGTGGGGATCAGGAAGGCACGCTGTTTAAAATCGTGGATAACCGAACCCTGCTGATCCCGGATCGCCGAGGCAACAACCGCATTGATAGCCTCCGCAATATGTTAAGAGACCCGCGTATTGCCACCATGTTTCTGATCCCGGGTATCAGCGAATGCCTGCGCATTAATGGCACTGCGACCCTGTCAACGGATCCAGAACTTACAGGGCAGTTTGATGTAGACGGAAAAATACCCCGTGTGGTGATTATCCTAAAAATCGAAGCGGTCTATTTCCAATGCGCCCGCGCCATTATCAGATCCGGCCTCTGGAAGCCTGAAAACATCAAGTCAAAGGACGAAGTTCCAACCGCGGGTGCCATGACCAAATCGGCAAAAGAGGATTTTGATGCAGCTGAATATGACGCTGCGTTGCCACAGCGCCAGAAGGACACGCTTTATTAG
- a CDS encoding Zn-dependent hydrolase, with translation MKKNMHVTGDRLWESLMEMAKIGATAKGGSCRLALTDEDKEGRDLFVSWCRDAGCDIKIDKMGNIFAVRAGEDNSLPSVMTGSHLDTQPTGGKYDGVFGVLAGLEVLRTLKDYDVKTKHPVEVAVWTNEEGSRFAPAMVSSGVFAGVFDLEYGHSRADLNGVTMGQELKRIGYDGNEEVGGRDLKAFFEAHIEQGPILEFEEKTIGVVTDANGQRWYEITLTGQEAHAGPTPMARRKDALVGASRIVQEVNRIGFDNEPNACATVGLLECRPNSRNTIPGEVFLTVDFRHPSDESLSRMDGQLREFAEKVAKEQGLEMKFEQIWYSHPVKFNDNCVAAVRKGAEVAGYPHMDIVSGAGHDACYINRVAPTGMIFVPCENGISHNEEEAATPEDLAAGCNVLLHAILDQAGVVEES, from the coding sequence ATGAAAAAGAACATGCATGTTACTGGAGATCGCCTTTGGGAAAGCCTGATGGAGATGGCGAAAATCGGCGCCACCGCCAAAGGGGGATCCTGCCGTCTTGCGCTTACTGATGAAGATAAGGAAGGTCGTGACCTTTTTGTATCCTGGTGCCGTGATGCTGGATGTGACATCAAAATCGACAAAATGGGGAATATTTTCGCTGTGCGTGCAGGTGAAGATAACAGCCTACCCTCTGTAATGACGGGATCTCATCTGGATACGCAACCAACCGGCGGCAAGTATGATGGTGTCTTTGGTGTGCTTGCGGGTCTTGAGGTTCTACGTACCCTGAAAGACTATGATGTGAAGACAAAACACCCTGTTGAAGTGGCGGTCTGGACCAATGAAGAAGGATCCCGTTTTGCCCCGGCGATGGTGTCATCGGGTGTCTTTGCTGGCGTTTTTGATTTGGAGTATGGCCATTCCCGTGCGGACCTGAACGGTGTCACCATGGGACAAGAGCTAAAGCGTATTGGTTATGATGGCAATGAAGAAGTTGGCGGACGTGACCTGAAAGCTTTCTTCGAAGCGCATATCGAACAGGGACCTATCCTTGAATTTGAGGAAAAAACCATTGGTGTGGTGACAGATGCCAATGGCCAGCGCTGGTATGAAATTACCCTGACAGGGCAAGAGGCTCATGCGGGCCCAACCCCGATGGCGCGCCGCAAAGATGCCCTTGTCGGGGCTTCCCGTATCGTGCAGGAGGTAAACCGCATCGGTTTTGATAATGAGCCAAATGCTTGCGCCACTGTAGGACTTCTTGAATGCCGTCCAAATTCCCGTAATACAATTCCCGGCGAAGTGTTCCTGACTGTTGATTTCAGGCACCCAAGTGATGAAAGTCTAAGCCGTATGGATGGGCAACTTCGGGAGTTTGCTGAGAAAGTCGCAAAAGAACAAGGGCTGGAGATGAAGTTTGAGCAGATCTGGTATTCGCATCCTGTCAAATTTAATGATAACTGTGTCGCCGCTGTGCGCAAAGGTGCGGAAGTGGCAGGTTATCCGCATATGGATATCGTATCAGGTGCCGGACATGACGCCTGTTATATCAACCGCGTGGCCCCAACAGGTATGATCTTTGTCCCGTGCGAAAACGGGATCAGTCACAACGAAGAAGAAGCCGCCACCCCAGAGGATCTGGCCGCGGGTTGCAATGTTCTTCTTCATGCTATTCTGGATCAGGCCGGAGTGGTTGAAGAGAGCTAA
- a CDS encoding TetR/AcrR family transcriptional regulator — translation MENQGRIRQENKERIIEAAERVFAKNGFRGSTTANIAEEAGLPKANVHYYFGTKEELYRAVLDEIIDLWVNSFREITAEDDPASTLADYIRAKMELSQKRPHASRVFANELIRGAPRIKDYLSGELKDWVESKAAIMDQWIDEGKMAPVDTKKLIFHIWAMTQTWADFEVQWSAILGEGDTLSPAQFEEASNAIISMVLRNCGLLPIPPRKTETEMKLTV, via the coding sequence ATGGAAAATCAGGGCCGCATTCGACAGGAAAACAAAGAACGCATCATCGAAGCTGCGGAAAGGGTTTTTGCGAAAAATGGTTTCAGGGGATCAACCACAGCCAATATCGCAGAAGAAGCAGGCCTGCCCAAAGCAAACGTCCATTATTACTTTGGCACCAAAGAAGAACTCTACCGTGCTGTGCTGGACGAAATCATTGATCTTTGGGTCAATTCATTCCGGGAAATTACGGCAGAAGATGATCCTGCCTCCACTTTGGCAGATTACATTCGGGCGAAGATGGAACTGTCGCAGAAACGCCCCCATGCGTCGCGCGTTTTTGCCAATGAACTCATTCGTGGTGCCCCACGCATTAAGGACTACTTATCTGGTGAGCTGAAAGACTGGGTTGAAAGTAAAGCGGCCATTATGGATCAGTGGATTGATGAAGGCAAAATGGCCCCGGTAGATACAAAAAAGCTCATCTTCCATATCTGGGCAATGACACAAACCTGGGCAGACTTTGAAGTACAGTGGTCTGCTATCCTAGGCGAAGGAGATACGCTGTCGCCTGCACAATTTGAAGAAGCCAGTAATGCCATCATCTCCATGGTATTACGAAACTGCGGCCTTCTTCCGATCCCACCCCGTAAGACAGAAACTGAAATGAAATTAACAGTTTAA
- a CDS encoding ATP-binding cassette domain-containing protein, translating into MAAPVLALQDARITFGGGDLFRDISLGIELGMRIALVGRNGSGKSTLLKAIAGDIELDGGERFLQAGTRVGYLRQQPEIVPGRTVHEQVSTGLPPELKQDGMDSGYLVDRVLEGVGIEGDRLLETLSGGEARRVSLAEALVSDPDVLLLDEPTNHLDIKTILWLEQELKSFKGALLIISHDRQFLKNLTNSLFWLDRGKLRTHGKGFAAFEEWSEEILRAEEVELKKMDKRIADETDWSRKGITARRARNEGRLRALNKLRAERKERTSRVGNAKLEVKSGDKSGRVVVEATEITKSFETASGEQLQIIKKFSTRIMRGDRVGIIGPNGAGKSTLLKMLIGELAPDSGTIKLGTNLTPAVFDQKRESLNPEESLWDTLADPGSGQLLVKGEVRHVVAYLRDFLFEDKQAKSPVKSLSGGEKNRLLLAKLLARESNLLVLDEPTNDLDMETLDLLEDMLSGYDGTLILISHDRDFLDQLVTSVIAIEEGGEVNEYVGGYTDYLRQRKEAEKPAPKKQSSAPKATPEKPKSQRNKLTYKDQRDLDRLPEVMEKLEAKIQELEIALADPDLFTKSPDKFQTLSTDHAAAQQELSDAEERWLELEIMQEELNS; encoded by the coding sequence ATGGCAGCACCCGTTTTAGCATTGCAGGACGCACGAATTACCTTTGGCGGAGGGGATCTGTTTCGCGATATCTCTCTTGGTATCGAACTGGGAATGCGGATCGCCCTTGTCGGGCGCAACGGATCCGGAAAATCGACCCTCTTAAAGGCGATTGCCGGGGATATTGAATTGGACGGTGGGGAGCGGTTCCTGCAGGCCGGAACCCGTGTGGGATACCTGCGTCAGCAGCCGGAAATTGTACCGGGCCGAACCGTTCACGAACAGGTCTCAACAGGTCTGCCACCTGAATTAAAACAGGACGGGATGGATAGCGGATATCTTGTAGATCGGGTTCTGGAAGGCGTTGGGATTGAAGGGGATCGTCTTCTTGAAACGCTTTCAGGCGGGGAGGCGCGCCGTGTTTCCTTGGCAGAAGCACTGGTTTCTGACCCGGATGTTCTGCTTCTAGACGAGCCTACCAACCATCTTGATATAAAAACCATCCTTTGGCTGGAGCAGGAACTGAAATCTTTCAAAGGAGCATTGCTGATCATCAGCCACGATCGCCAATTCCTGAAAAACCTGACCAATAGCCTGTTCTGGTTGGATCGCGGTAAACTCAGAACCCACGGTAAAGGTTTCGCAGCGTTTGAAGAATGGTCAGAAGAGATTTTGCGCGCTGAAGAAGTCGAACTTAAAAAAATGGACAAGCGCATTGCGGATGAAACTGACTGGTCACGTAAAGGTATTACGGCCCGCCGCGCCCGTAATGAAGGCCGCCTTCGAGCCCTAAATAAATTGCGAGCTGAACGCAAAGAACGGACATCCCGCGTTGGCAACGCCAAACTCGAGGTAAAAAGTGGTGATAAAAGTGGTCGGGTTGTCGTTGAAGCGACTGAGATCACTAAATCCTTTGAAACGGCTTCAGGTGAACAACTTCAAATCATCAAGAAGTTTTCAACCCGTATCATGCGCGGCGACCGGGTCGGCATTATTGGGCCCAATGGTGCCGGTAAATCCACTTTATTGAAAATGCTGATCGGGGAATTGGCACCTGATAGCGGTACCATCAAACTTGGTACCAATCTGACACCAGCAGTGTTCGATCAGAAACGTGAAAGCCTAAACCCGGAAGAGAGCTTATGGGACACGCTGGCTGACCCCGGAAGTGGGCAATTGCTGGTCAAGGGGGAGGTTCGCCATGTGGTGGCGTATCTTCGCGATTTCCTGTTTGAAGACAAGCAGGCGAAAAGTCCTGTGAAATCCCTGTCAGGCGGGGAAAAGAACCGACTGCTATTGGCAAAGTTACTCGCGCGTGAAAGCAATCTTTTGGTGCTTGACGAGCCGACCAACGATCTGGATATGGAAACGTTGGATCTTCTGGAAGATATGCTTAGCGGTTATGATGGTACCCTTATTCTGATCAGTCACGATCGTGATTTTCTGGATCAACTGGTGACCTCCGTCATCGCCATCGAAGAGGGCGGGGAGGTGAATGAGTATGTCGGCGGCTACACGGATTACCTGCGCCAGCGGAAAGAGGCTGAAAAACCTGCCCCGAAAAAACAGTCTTCCGCCCCTAAAGCAACTCCTGAGAAACCGAAGTCACAGCGTAATAAACTGACCTATAAGGATCAACGTGATCTGGATCGTTTGCCGGAAGTGATGGAAAAACTGGAAGCCAAAATACAGGAGCTGGAAATCGCATTGGCGGATCCGGATCTGTTTACAAAAAGCCCGGACAAATTTCAGACGCTAAGCACTGATCACGCTGCAGCTCAGCAAGAATTGTCTGACGCGGAAGAGCGTTGGCTTGAACTTGAAATTATGCAGGAAGAGTTAAACTCTTAA